ACTTATCGAATGCCTCTCGGGAAATTAGAGAAGAAGAGCTTGCTGAACTTGAAGAGAACGGGATTGAAACACAGGAATTCAAAGTGGCATTAGATGGGTTAACAATCGTCATACATCCTGATAATGATTGGGCTTCTGACATGACGGAAGAAGAAATTAAAACTATGTTCGTTACAGGAAATTATGCAGATGATGATAATGTAATGTGGTCTGATATTCGTTCCGATTGGCCGAATGAGCCAGTAAACTTTTACGGACCAAATGAAAATCATGGTACACATGAATTTTTTGTAGAAGAAATTATTGAAGAGCAAGACTTAGTAGACACGATTAATTTACAACAAGAGTACTCAACACTTGTTAATTTAATTTCTGAAGATGAGCATGGTATCGGTTTTTTTGGATATGGCTATTATGCGAACAATACAGATGACCTACAAGCGGTAGCTATTGATTTTGGTGACGGTCCTGTTGCACCTTCACTTGAAACTATTGCAGAAGATGGTGATTATGCGCCGTTTACTCGCCCAGTTTTTACAAACTTGAGCTATAACTCAGCACGTGAAAAAGCTGAAGTAAAAGATTTTGCTGAGTATGTGTTCACAGTAACGAATCAATTTGCTGAAGAAACAGGCTTTGCCCCTCTTCCGGAGGATGAGCTAGAAGGCTATATTAACGACATTCAAGCAATCAACTAATATGTTTAATAGAGATGAGAGTAGAAAACACTCTCATCTCTATCCTTAAATGAACGCATTGTTTAACATGAATGAAAGATTAGAAGCACGATGTGAGTGAAAGGGGCATTAACATGGCTCAGCATGAGAGCGTAAAAGAGATCATTCAATATAAAAAAAAACGTACAAAAACAACGTCAATCATTGAAAAAATCATTCCCTCTTTGTTATTTTTAGCAGCATTCATTTCTGTTCTAACAACGGTGGGAATTGTGTTCACACTCATCTTTGAAACAGTTTTATTTTTTAGAGAAGTGTCATTCATCGAATTTTTCTCAGGGACAGTGTTAAAACCTTTAAGTCCTGTAGATCCTCAATTCAGTATTTTACCATTAGTCATGGGGACTTTTATGACAACACTCATTGCAATGTTAGTAGCCATTCCAATAGGGTTGACGACTGCTGTATATTTGAGTGAATATGCATCAGGGACAACGAGAAAAGTGTTAAAGCCCCTCATTGAAGTTTTAGCAGGAATACCAACAATTGTGTATGGTTTTTTTGCATTTACATTTGTTACACCAGTATTGAGAGAAATCATCCCAGGTTTATCTGCTACAAATGCGCTCAGTCCTGGTATAGTCATGGGAATTATGATTATTCCAATGGTAGCTTCTCTCTCAGAAGATGCGATGAATTCAGTGCCTAATGCTATGAGAGAAGGTGCTAAAGCACTTGGAGCTACACAGCTCGAAGTCACTTTCCGTGTTGTTATTCCTGCTGCAATTTCCGGAATTATTGCGTCATTCGTGTTAGGGATTTCCAGAGCTATTGGAGAAACGATGATCGTGACAATAGCCAGTGGTAGCTCTAAAAATTTCACATTCGATGTGACGCAGTCAATGCAAACGATGA
The DNA window shown above is from Salipaludibacillus agaradhaerens and carries:
- a CDS encoding phosphate ABC transporter substrate-binding protein PstS family protein produces the protein MKLKKYSLSFLMAGLMVVTAACGGNENTAGGDSNTNSSKTNNNDSSSEELSGTVIIDGSGTVYPLMSRIAEEYMVEEQEGVSVEVSRGGTSAGMSRFVAGETDLSNASREIREEELAELEENGIETQEFKVALDGLTIVIHPDNDWASDMTEEEIKTMFVTGNYADDDNVMWSDIRSDWPNEPVNFYGPNENHGTHEFFVEEIIEEQDLVDTINLQQEYSTLVNLISEDEHGIGFFGYGYYANNTDDLQAVAIDFGDGPVAPSLETIAEDGDYAPFTRPVFTNLSYNSAREKAEVKDFAEYVFTVTNQFAEETGFAPLPEDELEGYINDIQAIN
- the pstC gene encoding phosphate ABC transporter permease subunit PstC → MAQHESVKEIIQYKKKRTKTTSIIEKIIPSLLFLAAFISVLTTVGIVFTLIFETVLFFREVSFIEFFSGTVLKPLSPVDPQFSILPLVMGTFMTTLIAMLVAIPIGLTTAVYLSEYASGTTRKVLKPLIEVLAGIPTIVYGFFAFTFVTPVLREIIPGLSATNALSPGIVMGIMIIPMVASLSEDAMNSVPNAMREGAKALGATQLEVTFRVVIPAAISGIIASFVLGISRAIGETMIVTIASGSSKNFTFDVTQSMQTMTAYIVEITSGDAAAGTTIYYSLYAVAMTLFVFTLLMNMLARYISSRFREVY